From one Pedobacter faecalis genomic stretch:
- a CDS encoding SRPBCC family protein — protein MTIIESTTDINKPVSTVYAFLSDMNNHKQLMPENIYNWSSTKDEASFTIQNMAKLAIRITSRIENKELIALPTEKPPFDVELKWTVTENGNGGTLAKLTIAADLNMMMKMLASGPLQKLTDHQTSQLKATLDAPSAS, from the coding sequence ATGACCATTATAGAAAGTACCACCGACATCAACAAGCCGGTTAGCACGGTTTACGCGTTCCTGTCCGACATGAATAACCACAAACAGCTGATGCCGGAGAATATTTACAATTGGTCATCTACGAAAGACGAGGCTAGTTTTACCATCCAAAACATGGCGAAGCTTGCCATCCGCATCACCAGCCGCATAGAAAACAAGGAACTGATCGCGCTGCCTACGGAGAAACCTCCCTTTGACGTGGAACTGAAATGGACAGTTACCGAAAATGGCAATGGCGGAACGCTGGCCAAGTTAACCATTGCGGCCGATCTGAACATGATGATGAAAATGCTGGCTTCAGGTCCGCTGCAAAAGCTTACCGATCACCAAACAAGCCAGCTGAAAGCTACCCTCGACGCTCCATCTGCCTCATAA
- a CDS encoding MFS transporter translates to MKELVKLYLDAYRGLSAASWMLTLVMLINRTGAMVVPFLGLYMVNHLRFNLRDAGIVLSCFGLGAVTGNFFGGWLTDKAGHFRVQLISLCLTVPMFIVLPQLETVLSLALGIFTLSLFSETFRPANSVAVAYYARPENVVRSFSLNRMAMNLGFSIGPALGGFLAAISYSFLFYGNAIAAFSSALLFFVYFRNLKGSASSKKREAEEAKGDLMPDRSPYRDVPYLLFSLLCCVFAVCFLQLLNTLPLYYREVYSLSEKEIGIILAFSGVVVFSLEMLMVHIAERRFSARTVIVAGTVLCALSFLILNLVKGVPVLYFSMFVLCIAEILAMPFMATVTLKRSSVKKRGAYMALNALSFSLGHIGSPLIGTGIAAAYGFEVLWWGTSITLLLAAAGFFFVMRQMERRG, encoded by the coding sequence ATGAAAGAACTTGTGAAATTGTACCTGGACGCCTATCGTGGGTTGTCTGCCGCTTCCTGGATGCTGACACTCGTCATGCTGATCAACAGGACGGGCGCGATGGTGGTGCCATTTCTGGGTTTATACATGGTAAACCATCTCCGTTTCAATTTACGCGATGCGGGTATTGTATTGAGTTGCTTTGGTTTGGGTGCGGTTACGGGGAATTTTTTTGGTGGCTGGCTTACCGACAAGGCGGGTCATTTCCGTGTTCAACTGATCAGCCTGTGCCTCACTGTTCCGATGTTCATCGTGCTGCCTCAGCTGGAGACCGTGCTGTCTCTTGCTTTGGGAATTTTTACGCTAAGTCTGTTTTCCGAGACTTTCCGGCCTGCCAACTCGGTGGCTGTGGCTTATTACGCGCGACCGGAAAATGTGGTGCGCTCCTTTTCGCTCAACAGGATGGCGATGAACCTGGGTTTTTCTATTGGTCCGGCGCTGGGCGGTTTCCTTGCGGCTATTTCGTACAGCTTTCTGTTTTATGGCAATGCAATTGCGGCTTTCAGTTCTGCCTTGCTGTTCTTCGTTTATTTCAGAAACCTGAAGGGTAGCGCTTCTTCAAAAAAGCGAGAAGCAGAGGAGGCCAAAGGTGATTTGATGCCGGACAGGTCGCCTTACCGCGATGTTCCTTACCTGTTGTTCAGTCTCCTGTGCTGCGTGTTTGCCGTCTGCTTTTTACAACTGCTCAATACATTGCCCTTATACTATCGCGAGGTGTATAGCCTTTCCGAAAAGGAGATCGGGATCATTCTGGCCTTTAGCGGGGTGGTGGTGTTTTCTTTGGAAATGCTAATGGTGCACATTGCCGAGCGCAGGTTCAGCGCCAGGACAGTTATTGTTGCCGGAACCGTGCTCTGTGCCCTGTCTTTCCTTATCCTTAACCTGGTGAAGGGCGTGCCTGTGCTTTATTTCTCCATGTTTGTGCTTTGTATCGCTGAGATTTTGGCAATGCCTTTTATGGCTACGGTGACCTTAAAACGGTCGTCCGTAAAAAAGCGTGGAGCTTATATGGCGCTCAACGCATTATCGTTTTCGCTGGGTCATATAGGCTCACCGCTTATCGGTACTGGTATCGCTGCCGCGTATGGCTTTGAAGTCCTGTGGTGGGGTACTTCCATTACGCTGTTGCTGGCGGCGGCGGGTTTCTTCTTTGTTATGAGGCAGATGGAGCGTCGAGGGTAG
- a CDS encoding GIN domain-containing protein, with amino-acid sequence MKTITKTLFAGLFTLMVSASSMATTFAANTTHSINTARSFNKIWVAGNVKIILSQSEKEGVFVDETFNPDKTSVLSKGQTLYINTMESSQVTIRVAVKDLHRIEAAGSAVVVSSNNINVDFLQVFASQNAKVKVSAITGDLYTVVKEDAVLKMSGTAGQHTLVAGNMKNVKLDNLVAQKTIRKAPEMMIATQEYAAIKQDTVR; translated from the coding sequence ATGAAAACAATTACTAAAACATTATTCGCCGGATTATTCACCCTGATGGTAAGTGCCTCTTCGATGGCTACCACTTTTGCGGCCAACACGACACACAGCATCAACACTGCCCGTAGTTTTAACAAAATATGGGTAGCAGGAAACGTAAAGATCATCCTGAGCCAGAGTGAAAAAGAAGGCGTGTTTGTCGACGAGACTTTCAATCCGGATAAAACATCGGTGCTAAGCAAAGGACAGACCTTGTACATCAACACTATGGAGAGCTCGCAGGTTACTATCCGGGTTGCGGTAAAAGATCTGCACCGCATTGAGGCTGCAGGAAGCGCGGTGGTGGTGAGCAGCAATAACATTAATGTTGACTTTTTGCAGGTATTTGCAAGCCAGAATGCCAAGGTTAAAGTAAGCGCGATCACCGGCGATCTGTATACTGTAGTGAAAGAAGACGCAGTGTTGAAGATGAGCGGTACTGCCGGTCAGCACACCCTGGTAGCGGGCAATATGAAGAATGTTAAACTGGACAACCTTGTAGCGCAAAAAACCATCCGCAAAGCGCCGGAAATGATGATCGCCACGCAAGAGTATGCCGCGATAAAACAAGATACGGTTAGGTAG
- the clpB gene encoding ATP-dependent chaperone ClpB: protein MNFNNFTIKAQEAVQQASEIAQGNQQQAIETAHLLKGLLTVDENVVSYVLKKLNVNLNVVNQHLDAQIQKFPKVTGSGPYLTSGSNSALQKAQTFLKEFKDEFVSVEHLLLGLFAVNDNTSKILKDQGVNEKDLKAAITALRGDSRVTDQNAEATYNALSKYARNLNEFAESGKLDPVIGRDEEIRRVIQILSRRTKNNPILIGEPGVGKTAIAEGIAFRIIKGDVPTNLKSKVVYSLDMGALIAGAKYKGEFEERLKAVVKEVTQSDGEIILFIDEIHTLVGAGGGEGAMDAANILKPALARGELRAIGATTLDEYQKYLEKDKALERRFQKVMVDEPDTQDAISILRGLKERYETHHKVRIKDEAIIAAVEMSQRYIADRFLPDKAIDLMDEAASKLRLEMDSVPEKVDELNRRIMQLEIEREAIKRENDKNKVQSLTEEIANLSAERDEIKAKWQGEKDMVDNINTELEQIENFKLEAEQAERAGDYGKVAELRYGKIKASQDKVDQLKAELEALQKESRMLKEEVTADDIAGVVGRWTGIPVTKLVSSEREKLLNLENELHKRVAGQHEAIEAISDAIRRSRAGLQDKRKPIGSFIFLGTTGVGKTELAKALAEFLFNDENAMTRIDMSEYQERHAVSRLIGAPPGYVGYDEGGQLTEAVRRKPYSVVLLDEIEKAHPDVFNILLQVLDDGRLTDNKGRVVNFKNTIIIMTSNIGSHLIQENFKSLDEENHDAVLAKTKNELFELLKQTIRPEFLNRIDELIMFTPLNRTELRDIVALQFRQVQDTLAEMGISLEASNEALDWLAELGYDPQFGARPLKRVIQKRILNELSKEILAGTVNKDSKIKLDMFDHKFVFLNTEEPEHMA from the coding sequence ATGAACTTCAATAATTTCACAATTAAAGCACAGGAAGCCGTTCAACAGGCTTCTGAAATAGCCCAGGGCAATCAGCAACAGGCTATTGAGACGGCACACCTGTTAAAGGGTTTGCTTACTGTTGATGAGAACGTGGTTTCTTATGTATTGAAGAAACTGAATGTAAACCTTAATGTGGTCAACCAGCATCTGGACGCACAGATCCAGAAATTTCCGAAAGTGACGGGCAGCGGACCATACCTCACCTCGGGCAGCAACTCGGCGCTGCAGAAGGCGCAGACTTTCTTAAAGGAGTTTAAAGATGAGTTCGTGTCGGTGGAGCACCTGCTGCTGGGCTTGTTTGCCGTAAACGACAATACTTCCAAAATACTTAAAGATCAGGGCGTTAATGAAAAAGACCTGAAAGCGGCCATTACGGCGCTTCGGGGCGATAGCCGGGTGACCGACCAGAACGCTGAGGCTACCTATAACGCATTGAGTAAATATGCGCGCAACCTGAACGAATTTGCCGAGTCGGGTAAACTGGACCCGGTGATCGGTCGCGATGAGGAGATCAGGCGCGTGATCCAGATTCTTTCCAGACGCACCAAGAACAACCCAATCCTGATCGGTGAGCCGGGTGTAGGTAAAACGGCTATTGCGGAGGGTATCGCCTTCAGGATCATTAAAGGCGATGTTCCGACAAACCTGAAAAGCAAGGTGGTGTACTCGCTGGATATGGGCGCGCTGATTGCCGGGGCCAAGTATAAGGGTGAGTTTGAAGAGCGATTGAAAGCCGTGGTTAAGGAGGTAACGCAGAGCGACGGGGAGATCATCCTGTTTATCGACGAGATACATACCCTTGTTGGTGCCGGAGGTGGTGAAGGGGCTATGGATGCGGCCAATATCTTAAAGCCTGCCCTGGCGCGCGGCGAACTAAGGGCCATTGGTGCCACTACGCTCGATGAATACCAGAAATATCTGGAAAAAGACAAAGCGCTTGAACGCCGTTTCCAGAAAGTGATGGTAGACGAGCCGGATACCCAGGACGCGATCTCTATTTTAAGGGGACTGAAAGAGCGTTATGAAACCCACCATAAGGTACGTATAAAAGACGAGGCCATTATTGCCGCCGTAGAGATGTCGCAGCGCTATATTGCCGACCGCTTTTTGCCGGATAAGGCGATTGACCTGATGGATGAGGCGGCTTCTAAACTTCGCCTGGAAATGGACAGCGTGCCGGAAAAGGTGGACGAACTGAACCGCCGCATCATGCAGCTGGAGATTGAACGCGAGGCCATTAAGCGGGAAAACGATAAGAATAAAGTGCAATCGCTTACCGAAGAAATCGCTAACCTATCGGCCGAACGTGACGAGATCAAAGCGAAATGGCAGGGCGAAAAGGATATGGTCGACAACATCAATACCGAGCTGGAGCAGATCGAAAACTTTAAACTAGAAGCTGAACAGGCAGAGCGGGCGGGCGACTACGGTAAAGTTGCCGAGCTTCGCTATGGCAAGATCAAGGCCTCGCAGGATAAGGTAGACCAGCTCAAAGCGGAACTGGAAGCCTTGCAGAAAGAAAGCCGCATGCTGAAAGAAGAAGTAACCGCCGATGATATTGCGGGTGTGGTTGGGCGGTGGACAGGCATTCCAGTGACCAAGCTTGTTTCCAGCGAACGCGAGAAACTGCTGAACCTCGAAAATGAACTGCACAAACGTGTGGCTGGTCAGCACGAGGCCATAGAGGCCATATCTGATGCCATACGACGTTCTAGAGCGGGCTTGCAGGACAAGCGCAAACCTATCGGCTCGTTTATTTTCCTGGGTACTACGGGTGTGGGTAAAACCGAGCTGGCGAAAGCACTGGCTGAGTTCCTGTTCAACGACGAGAATGCGATGACCAGGATAGATATGAGCGAGTACCAGGAGCGTCATGCGGTGTCCCGCTTAATTGGGGCGCCTCCGGGATATGTTGGCTACGACGAAGGTGGCCAGCTTACTGAGGCCGTACGCCGCAAGCCTTACTCAGTGGTGCTGCTCGATGAGATAGAAAAGGCACATCCGGATGTGTTCAACATCCTGCTGCAGGTGCTCGACGACGGGCGGCTTACGGATAACAAGGGCCGGGTGGTGAACTTCAAAAACACGATCATCATTATGACGTCCAACATCGGTTCGCACCTCATCCAGGAGAACTTTAAATCGCTCGACGAGGAAAATCACGATGCGGTGCTGGCCAAGACCAAGAATGAGCTCTTTGAGTTACTGAAACAGACCATCAGGCCGGAATTCCTGAACAGGATAGACGAGCTGATCATGTTTACGCCGCTCAACAGGACCGAGCTGCGAGACATTGTAGCGCTGCAGTTCAGGCAGGTACAGGATACCCTGGCAGAAATGGGCATAAGCCTGGAGGCTTCCAACGAGGCGCTCGACTGGCTGGCAGAACTGGGCTACGATCCGCAGTTTGGTGCGCGTCCGCTGAAGCGGGTGATCCAGAAACGCATCCTGAACGAGCTTTCCAAAGAGATCCTTGCCGGGACGGTAAACAAGGACAGCAAGATCAAACTCGACATGTTCGATCATAAGTTTGTGTTCCTTAACACAGAAGAACCGGAGCACATGGCGTAA
- a CDS encoding glycosyltransferase family 4 protein gives MKIAYISTYPPRECGIATFNNNLLKAIGQYKNTVSEDSFVVAMNDSDNLNEYEYPSEVKYVIRQENQKDYIRAADFINTGLADVCILEHEYGIFGGENGVYILPFIARLQKPLITIFHTVLKDPDYMQLTVLREIARHSSRIVVMSHRAVGFLTSIYGIPFDKIQLIEHGVPDLEPKANNPVKNLIAFKDRKVLFTFGLLSRNKGLETVIEALPKIVEKNPDVMYVVLGATHPGVIRSSGEEYRDSLKRLARKLNVENNITFINKFVSEEDLHDYLTACDMYITPYLNEAQITSGTLSYAVGAGAAVVSTPYWHAQELLADHRGRLFDFKDADGLANIVNELFADREKLQQMKADAFEYGLHIRWPRIGEVFVDVLDEAIDKFLSERENGGKPIIDPDMMPAFSLAHIQRLTDDTGIVQHAKYGIPNLKEGYCLDDNARALILTILAYQQNKSRAALDLLPIYLSYIQYMQCDDGNFRNFLSFKREYLDEVGSEDSFGRTIWALGYLINNAPNNSYREFASELFLKSVPHFKNLVHLRGIANTMIGLMHFLKSHPYDGHIREQIDQLAVPLKNAYKNNKQGHWHWFEEKLTYDNAILPLALLCHYEVTEDKESMDIALESMEYLTQKTLINGYLNPVGNDGWLYRDNGEMAIYDQQAIETMAMVLMYFKAYEITHDLAYIKQMYLSYQWFLGENSLHLPLYDHETKGCGDGLQPHGINRNQGAESTLAYWISHLTVLKALEFEYEFIQSSDLVAAQKQAF, from the coding sequence ATGAAAATTGCTTATATATCGACCTACCCGCCGCGCGAATGTGGCATTGCAACCTTCAACAATAACCTCTTAAAAGCTATAGGCCAATATAAAAACACTGTTTCGGAAGACAGCTTTGTGGTCGCCATGAACGACAGCGACAACCTTAATGAATACGAATATCCATCTGAAGTTAAATATGTAATTCGTCAGGAAAACCAGAAGGATTACATCCGGGCGGCCGATTTCATCAATACCGGTCTGGCCGATGTATGTATACTTGAACATGAATACGGCATCTTCGGCGGTGAGAACGGGGTGTATATCCTGCCCTTCATTGCGCGCTTGCAAAAGCCGCTGATCACGATCTTCCATACTGTGTTGAAAGATCCGGATTATATGCAGCTGACCGTTCTCCGGGAAATTGCACGGCACTCTTCGCGCATCGTGGTGATGAGTCACAGAGCAGTGGGCTTCCTGACCAGCATTTACGGGATTCCTTTCGATAAAATACAGCTGATTGAGCATGGTGTGCCTGATCTTGAACCTAAGGCCAACAACCCGGTCAAAAACCTGATTGCCTTTAAAGACCGGAAAGTGCTGTTCACTTTTGGTCTGCTAAGCCGGAATAAGGGACTGGAAACGGTTATCGAGGCGCTGCCTAAAATAGTGGAAAAGAACCCTGATGTGATGTATGTGGTTCTGGGCGCAACGCACCCCGGGGTTATCCGGAGTTCGGGTGAAGAGTATCGCGACAGCCTGAAACGTCTGGCCCGTAAATTAAATGTAGAAAACAACATCACTTTTATCAATAAGTTTGTCTCAGAGGAGGACCTGCACGACTACCTGACGGCATGCGACATGTACATCACGCCTTACCTGAATGAGGCGCAAATCACCAGCGGAACGCTTTCGTATGCCGTAGGTGCTGGTGCCGCTGTAGTGTCCACACCGTACTGGCATGCCCAGGAACTGCTGGCCGATCATCGCGGAAGGCTGTTCGATTTTAAAGATGCGGACGGACTGGCCAATATTGTGAATGAGCTGTTTGCCGACCGGGAAAAACTGCAGCAGATGAAAGCTGATGCTTTTGAATATGGCCTGCATATCCGCTGGCCGCGCATCGGCGAAGTGTTTGTAGATGTGCTGGATGAGGCGATCGACAAGTTCCTCTCGGAGCGTGAGAACGGCGGCAAGCCGATCATCGATCCGGATATGATGCCGGCTTTTAGTCTGGCGCATATTCAGCGGCTTACCGACGACACCGGTATTGTACAGCATGCGAAATACGGCATTCCCAACCTCAAAGAGGGGTATTGCCTCGACGATAATGCACGGGCGCTGATCTTAACGATCCTGGCCTACCAGCAGAACAAGAGCCGCGCAGCGCTCGACCTGCTACCGATCTACCTCAGCTACATTCAGTATATGCAGTGCGATGATGGCAACTTCAGGAACTTCCTGAGCTTTAAGCGGGAATACCTTGATGAGGTGGGTTCAGAAGATTCTTTTGGCCGTACGATATGGGCCCTGGGCTATTTGATCAATAATGCGCCCAACAATTCCTATCGTGAGTTTGCCTCAGAACTGTTCCTGAAATCGGTACCTCACTTTAAAAACCTGGTACACCTGCGCGGTATTGCCAATACCATGATCGGGTTGATGCACTTTTTGAAGTCGCACCCCTACGACGGCCATATCCGCGAGCAGATAGACCAGTTGGCGGTACCTCTGAAAAATGCGTATAAGAACAATAAACAGGGCCATTGGCACTGGTTTGAGGAGAAGCTGACCTACGATAATGCCATCCTGCCGCTTGCGCTGCTGTGTCATTATGAGGTTACGGAAGATAAGGAGTCGATGGACATTGCCCTGGAAAGCATGGAGTACCTGACCCAGAAAACGCTGATCAACGGTTACCTGAACCCGGTTGGAAACGATGGCTGGCTGTACAGGGACAATGGCGAAATGGCGATATACGACCAGCAGGCCATTGAAACCATGGCCATGGTGCTGATGTATTTCAAGGCCTACGAGATTACGCACGATCTGGCTTATATCAAGCAGATGTATCTGTCTTATCAGTGGTTCCTGGGTGAGAATAGTCTGCACCTGCCCCTATACGATCACGAAACCAAGGGTTGCGGCGACGGTTTACAGCCTCATGGCATCAACCGTAATCAGGGTGCAGAGAGTACCCTGGCTTACTGGATATCGCACCTCACTGTGCTTAAGGCACTGGAGTTCGAATACGAGTTTATTCAGAGCAGCGACCTGGTTGCTGCACAGAAGCAGGCCTTTTAA
- a CDS encoding glycosyltransferase family 4 protein, protein MKIAVLAPVAWRTPPRHYGPWEQMASNLTEGLAAKGLDVTLFATGDSLTQGRLEAVVPVGYEEDPETDAKVAECLHISNLMEQASDFDLIHNHFDFLPLTYSGLIKTPLITTIHGFSSEKIIPVYQKYNNRGHYVSISNSDRHASLHYLATVYNGLQSEQFTFRPDPDEYLLFFGRIHPDKGTAEAIEIARKSGRQLIIAGIVQDAGYFKEKVEPQLDDQIVFIGSAGPEKRNELLGHAAALLHPINFDEPFGLSVAEAMFCGTPVVAFNRGSMPELIRDRETGFLVRDADEAGACIADLSRIDRQACRDWAMDNFSQQKMVEDYIALYHQIL, encoded by the coding sequence ATGAAGATAGCTGTGCTGGCGCCGGTAGCGTGGCGCACCCCGCCACGCCACTATGGTCCATGGGAACAAATGGCCTCCAACCTCACCGAGGGACTCGCTGCGAAGGGTTTAGACGTTACCCTATTTGCCACAGGCGATTCACTTACCCAAGGCCGGCTTGAGGCCGTGGTGCCTGTAGGATATGAAGAAGATCCTGAAACAGATGCAAAAGTGGCCGAATGCCTGCACATCAGCAACCTGATGGAGCAGGCTTCTGACTTTGATCTGATCCATAATCATTTTGACTTCCTGCCCCTCACCTATTCGGGACTGATTAAGACGCCGCTCATCACGACGATCCATGGTTTCTCTTCGGAAAAGATCATTCCGGTGTACCAGAAGTATAACAACAGGGGACATTATGTGTCGATCAGCAATTCTGACCGGCATGCTTCGCTGCATTACCTGGCTACGGTATATAACGGCCTGCAGTCGGAACAGTTTACCTTCCGGCCCGATCCGGATGAGTATCTGCTGTTTTTCGGACGCATCCATCCTGATAAGGGTACAGCCGAGGCTATCGAGATTGCACGGAAAAGCGGTCGACAACTCATCATAGCGGGCATTGTTCAGGATGCGGGCTATTTTAAGGAGAAGGTGGAACCGCAGCTCGACGATCAGATCGTTTTTATCGGTTCGGCCGGCCCGGAAAAGCGGAATGAACTGCTCGGCCATGCGGCTGCCCTGTTGCACCCTATAAACTTCGATGAGCCATTTGGACTCAGTGTAGCGGAGGCCATGTTTTGCGGAACGCCCGTTGTAGCCTTTAACCGGGGCTCTATGCCTGAGCTGATTCGCGACAGGGAGACCGGCTTCCTGGTACGGGATGCAGATGAGGCCGGGGCATGTATTGCCGACTTATCGCGAATCGACAGACAGGCCTGCCGCGACTGGGCTATGGACAATTTCTCCCAACAAAAAATGGTAGAAGACTATATCGCCCTCTACCATCAGATTCTTTAA
- a CDS encoding glycoside hydrolase family 130 protein, with product MRIQIERKPVKVYPDPKRVIARFFFNGQERAIDVVKRVMQLTDQEVFGLISPLLQEYSKRHRNITKILTRHCKRVKNAIAEAGFDFDDIDKDRKLLLGSYFTHEYSIESAAFFNPSVVEDPDQSDLVEGEKRVIISFRAVGEGHISSVIFRRALIDRNHNITVIPAGNYIDEAEVIKNAVYNKRLFLKKAADSKIDIEILDEVGQKLEDKFDYATLRKIILDGKNLNENDVRKLEYDKILWLSDTYHEISFSRDTDISDRVIFPISEFERKGIEDARFVRFIKDDGSVIYYATYTAFDGAMIMPKLLQTTDFYDFKISPLHGVGAQNKNLALFPRKINGKYVMMSRIDGCNNYLMYSDKLTVWDNPVKLQEPKFSWEFIQIGNCGSPIETEAGWLVITHGVGPMRRYCLGASLFDLNDPSIEIGRLREPLVIPNNDEREGYVPNVLYSCGAIIHNGELIIPYGLSDYCSSFAGVKLDVLLEKLKHSAL from the coding sequence ATGAGAATTCAAATTGAACGTAAACCAGTAAAAGTATATCCAGATCCCAAACGCGTTATTGCCCGGTTCTTTTTTAACGGACAGGAACGTGCAATAGATGTTGTTAAACGCGTCATGCAGCTTACCGACCAGGAAGTGTTCGGGCTTATATCGCCCCTGCTTCAGGAGTATTCCAAGCGGCATAGAAACATTACCAAGATCCTTACCAGGCACTGCAAGCGGGTCAAGAACGCTATTGCGGAGGCAGGTTTCGATTTTGATGATATCGACAAAGACCGCAAGCTGCTTCTCGGTTCCTATTTTACCCACGAATATTCGATCGAATCGGCCGCTTTCTTTAACCCTTCTGTGGTAGAAGATCCTGATCAGTCGGACCTGGTAGAAGGTGAAAAGCGTGTAATCATCAGTTTCCGTGCCGTTGGGGAAGGACATATCTCTTCTGTGATCTTCCGGCGTGCGCTTATCGACCGCAATCACAACATTACGGTGATCCCTGCCGGGAATTATATCGACGAAGCGGAGGTTATCAAGAATGCCGTGTACAATAAGAGGCTATTCCTTAAAAAGGCGGCCGACTCCAAGATTGATATTGAAATACTCGATGAGGTAGGGCAGAAGCTGGAAGACAAGTTTGATTATGCCACGCTTAGGAAGATTATCCTCGATGGTAAGAACCTGAATGAAAACGATGTTCGTAAGCTCGAATACGACAAGATCCTGTGGCTGTCGGACACCTATCATGAGATCAGTTTCTCAAGGGATACCGATATCTCCGACCGTGTCATCTTCCCGATCTCCGAATTTGAGCGCAAAGGTATAGAAGATGCCCGCTTTGTGCGCTTTATCAAGGATGATGGTTCCGTGATTTACTACGCCACTTATACGGCGTTCGACGGAGCGATGATTATGCCTAAGCTGCTGCAAACGACCGACTTTTACGATTTCAAGATCAGTCCCCTGCACGGTGTAGGTGCGCAGAACAAGAACCTGGCACTGTTTCCGAGGAAGATCAATGGTAAATACGTCATGATGTCGCGTATCGACGGCTGCAATAATTATCTCATGTATTCCGACAAGCTCACCGTGTGGGACAACCCGGTTAAACTGCAGGAGCCTAAGTTCTCCTGGGAGTTTATCCAGATCGGTAACTGCGGTTCACCTATAGAAACGGAAGCCGGCTGGCTTGTGATTACGCATGGCGTCGGACCAATGCGCCGCTATTGTCTGGGTGCAAGTCTGTTCGACCTGAACGATCCGTCTATCGAAATAGGGCGCCTGCGTGAGCCTTTGGTTATTCCTAACAATGACGAGCGTGAGGGCTATGTACCAAACGTATTATATTCCTGCGGGGCGATCATCCACAACGGTGAATTGATCATCCCTTACGGATTGTCCGATTACTGCTCATCGTTTGCCGGGGTTAAACTCGACGTGCTGCTCGAAAAGTTAAAGCACTCCGCATTATAA